A window of Deltaproteobacteria bacterium contains these coding sequences:
- a CDS encoding hydrogenase iron-sulfur subunit, with the protein MATQASSKKEGKILILATENCAYPGANSVGQAHSSYPANTYIMRVRAPVLFPERFYLDCFKKGIAAIIIMSCGEECPYEGAYHALAKRIDRVYAMMKEQGLDIRRLRLTAICTVCNRAFLKEVNEMNALIQEIGLPEFEKAA; encoded by the coding sequence ATGGCAACGCAAGCAAGCAGCAAAAAAGAGGGAAAAATCCTCATCCTGGCGACCGAGAACTGTGCCTACCCCGGAGCCAACTCGGTGGGCCAGGCACACTCGAGTTATCCCGCCAACACCTATATCATGCGCGTTCGAGCGCCGGTGTTGTTTCCGGAACGGTTTTATCTGGACTGTTTTAAAAAGGGCATTGCCGCCATCATCATCATGTCCTGTGGCGAAGAATGCCCCTATGAAGGCGCCTATCATGCCCTCGCGAAAAGAATCGACCGCGTCTATGCCATGATGAAGGAGCAGGGGCTGGATATCCGGCGCCTGCGCCTGACGGCAATCTGCACGGTGTGCAACCGGGCTTTTCTAAAGGAAGTCAACGAGATGAACGCGCTTATCCAGGAGATCGGGCTGCCTGAATTTGAGAAAGCCGCCTAA
- a CDS encoding sulfurtransferase TusA family protein — MSDVDLSTIEIASTVDARGSACPGPLLEAKKGIGKVKVGEILEIFSNDSGTRKDIPAWSNKVGHAYLGVLEADGYDKHYVKRNK, encoded by the coding sequence ATGAGCGATGTAGATTTAAGCACGATTGAAATTGCGAGCACCGTCGATGCCAGGGGCAGCGCCTGCCCCGGCCCCCTGCTGGAGGCCAAGAAAGGGATTGGCAAGGTCAAAGTCGGTGAAATTCTGGAAATTTTTTCCAACGATTCAGGCACCCGCAAAGACATCCCCGCCTGGTCGAACAAGGTCGGCCACGCTTACCTCGGTGTGCTCGAAGCCGACGGCTATGACAAGCACTATGTCAAACGCAACAAATAA
- a CDS encoding FAD-dependent oxidoreductase has protein sequence MQPNQEMEFDAITIGGGIAGLQSALDLADQGYKVAVIEKDATIGGKMIRLSKVFPTLDCASCITTPKMAAAAHHENITIFTCCELKSLDREGEKLLVRVTQMPRYVDPDKCIGCRQCEYGCPVYVADDEQGGFNMRKAIRIPFSNAIPQVALLDMDNCSLCGKCDRVCPTDAVNYLDQPVDFVIKSQSAVLTTGFDLTPAEQKKEYGGGQIQNVITSMQMERLLAPHGPYMRVLRPSDGKEPDSIAYIQCAGSRDKSIGIPYCSRVCCMYAIKQGMLLSGALPLADITIYYMDIRAFGKGYEQFFQNAKAMGIEFVKGKVAKITQGENQNVNLRYEAQEDGGGVVTREHDLVVLSLGMVPQWHPGRVCPVSVGGDGFIKNIMPRMAPALTDLEGVFTAGVASGPKDIVDTIAEAGAAAMEASKYMRAQSSSFEKVA, from the coding sequence ATGCAACCCAACCAAGAAATGGAATTTGACGCCATAACGATAGGGGGCGGTATTGCAGGACTTCAATCCGCCCTGGACCTGGCCGATCAGGGCTACAAAGTGGCGGTAATCGAGAAAGATGCCACCATCGGGGGCAAGATGATTCGCCTTTCCAAGGTATTCCCAACCTTGGATTGTGCCAGTTGCATCACGACCCCCAAGATGGCAGCAGCCGCACATCATGAAAATATAACCATTTTTACCTGTTGTGAGTTGAAAAGCCTCGATCGCGAAGGGGAGAAGCTTCTTGTCCGGGTAACCCAGATGCCCCGCTATGTCGACCCTGACAAGTGCATCGGTTGTCGCCAATGTGAATATGGCTGTCCGGTCTATGTCGCGGATGACGAACAGGGGGGGTTCAACATGCGCAAGGCCATCCGGATTCCCTTCTCCAACGCCATCCCCCAGGTCGCTCTTTTGGATATGGACAACTGTTCCCTCTGCGGCAAGTGCGATCGGGTCTGCCCAACGGACGCGGTCAACTACCTCGATCAGCCTGTTGATTTCGTTATCAAGTCCCAGAGCGCCGTTCTTACCACCGGTTTCGATTTGACCCCGGCGGAACAAAAGAAAGAGTATGGCGGCGGCCAGATTCAAAATGTGATCACTTCCATGCAGATGGAACGGTTGCTGGCGCCCCACGGTCCCTACATGCGGGTCCTGCGGCCATCCGACGGCAAGGAACCGGACTCCATTGCCTACATTCAGTGTGCGGGATCACGCGACAAGAGCATCGGGATTCCCTATTGCTCCAGGGTTTGCTGCATGTATGCCATCAAACAGGGCATGCTGCTTTCCGGGGCGCTCCCGCTGGCGGATATTACCATTTACTACATGGATATTCGTGCCTTCGGCAAAGGCTATGAACAGTTTTTCCAGAATGCCAAGGCCATGGGCATCGAGTTCGTGAAAGGCAAGGTGGCCAAGATCACCCAGGGTGAGAATCAGAATGTCAACCTGCGCTATGAGGCCCAGGAGGACGGCGGCGGGGTGGTTACCCGCGAACACGACCTGGTGGTTCTCTCACTGGGCATGGTTCCCCAGTGGCATCCGGGGCGTGTGTGTCCGGTTTCAGTGGGTGGTGACGGATTCATCAAAAACATCATGCCCAGGATGGCACCTGCGCTTACGGATCTGGAGGGGGTGTTCACGGCGGGGGTGGCCTCGGGTCCCAAAGACATCGTGGACACCATTGCCGAGGCCGGCGCCGCTGCCATGGAGGCATCGAAATACATGCGGGCTCAAAGCAGCTCATTCGAAAAGGTAGCCTAG